CTGAGATCCTGACCGACAAACCGGCCTCGAGAGCATCAGATCTCTGGGCTCTCGGCTGCATAATCTACCAGATGGTCTCTGGACTCCCGCCGTTTTATTCAAAGAGCGAGTACTTGATTTTCCAGCAGATCCTCAAGCTAGATTACGAAATTCCTGATGGGTTCTGTCCCCTGGCCAAGTCTCTGGTCAGCCAGCTTTTGATGATAAACCAGACTGAAAGACTTGGAGCCCTGGATGAACACGGGTCAGGATATCCGAGCATCAGAGCTCATCCCTTCTTTGAGGGTGTAGATTTTGAGACTCTCCACGAACAAGTTCCTCCGTCTATTTATCCATATCTCCCTGGAACATCAGAACACGAGGAGATGCGCTCTCACTACCGGGTTCCTGACCACCTGGAACCCGGACTGGATGACAAGCAGCTCACGAGGTTGCTCGGACTTGGAATAGGTCAAGAAACTCCGGAAAAACCAGCTCCGGTTATCTCTGTGGTAAAGAAGCCCAAACAGAAAGCCTCCAGTATTGTTGATTTAACACCCGGAGAGTTTCAGAGTAGATTGGAACTCCAGAGAACGACCAATCAGTGGCATCCTTTTGTCGATCATCAGGTTATCTTGAAACAAGGGTTCATTAACAAGCGTAAGGGATTGTTTGCCAGAAGGAGAATGCTCTTGCTTACTACTGGACCACACTTGTTTTATGTCGATCCTTTTAATATGGTTCTCAAGGGCGAGATTCCTTGGAGCAAGGAACTCAGGGTGGAGCCTAAGAACTTTAAGATCTTCTTCGTTCAcacggtaattttttttttttttattttttatgttttatttttaaacctaattattttaattaaatctaataaaatattttttaaattacagcCTGACAGAACGTACTATCTCGAAGACCCAGAAGGATTCGCCCTGGAGTGGTGCCGAGTTATCGAAGAAATGCGCGTTCACTACTACGGACTTCAGGAGAGTAAAAAATcccattaattattaataaaataatatcataaatataaaacaacGACATACTTGTCAAAATGTATACGACTGCCCGGTCACTCAAACCCCCTCCGGCAAATTGTCCATGTACTATATATTTATTCGACAACAATTTGCCGTTTtcaataatgatgataataataatagaaaaaaattaagtaacaaAGCTTTAAGACATTGCCACAGCATTtcactgttattattattattattattattattataagatcATTCCtgtaaatattgtaaatagtTTTCGGCTTTGTTGacttttatcaattaattaagatTAGAGTTAAAACTTGTGGATTTTAGTTCCCGTAAAGTGACCGAGgctgaatttagaaaaataattatcaattgtcCGGCCTGGTACTTACTAGACCGGATAAT
This genomic interval from Cotesia glomerata isolate CgM1 unplaced genomic scaffold, MPM_Cglom_v2.3 scaffold_118, whole genome shotgun sequence contains the following:
- the LOC123273679 gene encoding 3-phosphoinositide-dependent protein kinase 1 isoform X2: MSPPTNDVTSVVAAAPPDNLPRVVPPANPANPTNPTNPTNPTNPTNPTNPTNPAINTLQNHKRTANDFIFGKVVGEGSFSTVYIAKDIHTNREYAIKVCEKRHIIKEKKTEYVKREKEVLNMLAGARHSFVRLFCTFQDIDRLYFVLSYAKNGELLPYINKVGSFDIECTKFYSAEILRGLEYLHGLGIIHRDLKPENILLDEKMHILITDFGSAKILKEDPEQLNTSTKTISSRSCSESDQERPHRRERRNSFVGTAQYVSPEILTDKPASRASDLWALGCIIYQMVSGLPPFYSKSEYLIFQQILKLDYEIPDGFCPLAKSLVSQLLMINQTERLGALDEHGSGYPSIRAHPFFEGVDFETLHEQVPPSIYPYLPGTSEHEEMRSHYRVPDHLEPGLDDKQLTRLLGLGIGQETPEKPAPVISVVKKPKQKASSIVDLTPGEFQSRLELQRTTNQWHPFVDHQVILKQGFINKRKGLFARRRMLLLTTGPHLFYVDPFNMVLKGEIPWSKELRVEPKNFKIFFVHTPDRTYYLEDPEGFALEWCRVIEEMRVHYYGLQESKKSH